The DNA segment ATACATCTGTGAATATaggaaaaaacattgaattgtatactttaaatgggtgaattgcatGGTATGTAACATCTCggtaaagctatttttaaagaaaaaagtatttctgaGGCTGtgattttttctaattttcagacACTTATCCTCTTATCTTTTGCCCAGTGACTGGTCTCTTCCAGCTGCGGTTTCTTAGACGTCTCCAACTTAGAAACCTTCGAGATGGGACTTCGGCATCCAGGGGCTTCTTTGTAGTGTCTCGTGGATTTCCTCACCTCACCCAGGCCACCCAACGGCCTGGCTCAGAGCCGGTGAACTGAGGCATAACCAGGCATGGTTCGTCTGCTACAGTATTTTCCAGAGTTTTTGTAGAACTGTTAGAGCTCCCAATTTGTCAGCCCACAATGAAGGTCAGAGCCgtcaaaacaaaaacagcatcCTCCTGTTTGGGGCACCTTTTATAAATATTGTAGTGGATTTTATATAGACTAAATTTTGTTCATATGTCTTAATGATTTGAATCAACTTTTCAGGATACGCAGATGCATATAAGATATAATGGCCCTCAGTGAAAGGACTTCTGAAAGaacctattttaaattttgaaatttcaataTACCTTTATTTATTAATACCCGCCAGGACCTACCCTTTACAAAATGGACCCGAAAGGTAGTTTTTAAAACCTCAGTGACTCACACACATCTTCAAGCCCCATCCCAACTGTAATCAGCTGGGATAATGTCAAGACGGAGTTCTTAAAACATGAATTAACTGTGGTTTGTACAAAAGTGGCCAGTCACCCCTAACGCTTAGTCTTGTCACATGAAATATTAGGAAGTGGGCCCGTGAGACCTCCAGGCACTTCCCAGTGTTCTCAACACTGGCAGAAGAACAAGGCATCTTGAGACCCAGGCTCAGACCTGACCCCCGTTACTTCTGCCTCATtacattggccaaagcaagtcatgcgATCAAACGCAAAGTTAGGAGGTGAGGACGTACCGCTCATCTCTAGCGTGAGGACGGTAAAGGGGGTAAGGCATACACGCGAAGAGGGGGTGAAATACAGGGCCCCAAGACACAATCTATGATACCACCCAGCACCTTTCTTCCAATCACTGCCAGCTTTCTCCTAAACACAGCAACCAGGGACCCACTTCACACTGGAGGACTTACACCAGCGATGGTTACACGCAACTCCAGGTGGCGTCCAGAGCCCACCATAACCCTGGCTTTGGGGACCGCTGCAAGTTCAAGCGTCAAGTTAGTTGTAGCTCTGTACATATCGAATCACTAACCTCCTGGACTGGAGGCCAGGGGGAGGAGGTCCGGGGTAAAGTGGACTCACGCAGACACAGGCACATTTTGTTAACctcatcaacatttattgagtcgtGAGCGTTGCAATCACTGCTGAAATCTGAGACTCACTCATCCTAACCCCGCTCTCGGCTTCCCCTTGAAAAGGAAGCCTGGAGCAGGACCACCCCAAACACCAGAGGGTAGAAGGAAGACATGGGGGGGTGCAGGGAGATGAGGGAtgtgggggaaaggaaggaagaagcaggaCCAGCGTGCAAAGTTAGACCCTGGGGACACACGCACACTCCCACACACACAGGCAAAGACCAGGGGTGTCCATCTCTACCCCAACCGGCAGCCGTGAGAACATCAGGGAAGGACCAGGCGTCCACGAGACATTTCAGTCCTTCCTGTCATGAAGCGTCTGCCGAGAGGGGCTGGGCCAAGGTCACTGGACTGCGCAGagagaagggggggagggggcttCAGACTACAGGGAGAGAGGCCAGATTAAAGGGAGTCACTTCACTGACTTTCATCTCTAAGCTTTCgctgtaataaactataaccaTGGGTAAAACAGCTctgctgagttctgtgagtccttcaaGAGAATCGCTGAGCTTGACAGTGGTCTCGAGACTCCTGAAACCGCACTCAAAAACCATGCAAACAAGAATcattcttcccctctctcttttgTCTTACATAAATCCCACTTTTGCTTATTTTAGATGAAATCATCCATTGGTGGACTCCTCTGGAATCCAAGCAAACCTCGTGCTGATTTAAGCAAATGCCTTTGAGTTACTGACAGTTTGGAGGTGGCAAATGGTGTGTTTATGCAAGGGCTGCGCTCTGTTTGTCTTTAGGAGTTCAAACCCCACAAAGGtggcaccccacccccccaacagCAACAGCCCACACATTGCCAGCTCATGCAGCTTTGGAATTAtgaaattcttgattttttttttaatttgggaagactcacttcagacctgcACAGGAGGCAAGACATTCATATTTTTGTACTGCTCTAATTCAAATTTGCGGGTCCAAATTCCCACTGAAAGCAACCTCACTCTGTTCTAGTGAGAATGATAAGAAATGGAACTTGAGTTCAAAGCGTTTGAGAACCAGGTTCCTGGTGCAAAGCATGCTGGGGGCAGGTACCTGGGTCCACGGTATCCTGGCACAGGACACTCAGTGCTAGCACAGCGTGGGGTGGGAACTGGCACGCAAGCTTAGAGGGGGGCAGAAAGTGCTTCTAGGCTCTCAAAAGCCAGGAGCCAGAGCTTGGTTATGGACTAGGTTAGTAACCAGGGCCCAGTTCCAGGATAGGTTGGGTTTGGGGCTCATCTAGAACGTACAGGCTTGAAAATTGCAAAGCAGGCTCAGAAAGTGCTGAAAAGCAGTTCTATGATCCAGAGAACAACACGGAAATTGCTACTTGCTCTGGTATTGGGTTGGACACTAGTACTTGGGTTTGGAGTGCATTAGGAACTAGGAGTCGTCAATTCTGTCGTCTAGGAGCTGGGTCCCCTCACCTCTGCCTTCAGGGCCCATCAGGCCTGAGACAAAGCGGCTTTGATGGCGGCCACCAGCTTCAGAAACTTGCTCTCCGTGTCCACATAGCCATCGCCTCCctggaggaggcaggagaggggagggatgagCTGGGACCGAGACGCCAACCCCGGTCCCAACAGCCCACTGGCCCAAAGTGGGACAGAACGGACAGACAGACATACCTTCTTGGAGTGAACCAACTTCCCCGCTACCAACACTTCAAAGAAACCGGTGACCTGGGGCGTCCCCTCGCcgcactggggagagggagaggtgttggcagggctgagaTGCCCTCTTGGGGACACCCGCCGTTTCCCAAGGAATGGAGAACGGGGGTGAAGGGTGGGACTGACCCACACCACCCCCGCTGCCAGCCAGGGCTGAAGGACGGACACCCAGGGCTGAAGGACGGACACCCAGGGCTGAGGGACGGACGTGACCCATGTTTgactccttccccatccccaagACCCACGATGTCCAGGCGTCCAGGGAATTCATCTTCTAACTTCTTCTTAAGCTGAAGATACTGCAAAAGGGGGTGGGAGGTCACAACAGGGGTCCACAGGAGCCACGCCAGCTAGCCCGCCTCCCCCATCTTCCAGGGGTGCCTCTTGGGAGCACTCTGCTTACCTTGGACTTGTAGCCTCAAGCGCCACTGGTGGGAGAGTGTCCAAGAGAGTGGGTCccgggagagagagggagacggTGGGGatccagggagaggcaggagcagagatggagggaaatggtgggggggggcgggcaggaagAGATGAAGAGGGACACAGATGACAAAACCAAGCAAGGCACAGACATCctcaagagagaggagagacacgCGCGAGTGTCGGGGAGCAGCACACACATGGGGAGGCAGGGACACAAGAAGGAGAGAGCCACCCACGCGAGGAAAATTCGACACAGAGCAAGGGAGACAAGAGACGAGCGGGGGTGCAGAAACAAGGGGTGAcaaggagaggccacagcatgaCGCAGAGCAGAGGCGGAGACAATGGAGAGAACTGGGTTAGGACAACTGCTGAAATAACAGCTCCACCCCCGACCGTCCAAGGGAAACCATTATTCCTGGATCCCCAAGGCCCTGCCAGGCCCGAGGATGAAATCTAAACGCCTCCCCAACCCCCGACGGGAGGCTATTTTGGAACTGGAGTCTGGTGCACAGGCCCCCCCAGGCCTCAAAATTTCACTCCACCCCCTGCGTGACAGAGCGGTCAGGGACACCGCTAATGCTGTGACAGATCTGAACCTTTCATAACCCCCTCTGGACATCTCACAGACATGACAGCCAGTGGACCCAGATTCGGGTAATCTGTGATCTGCAGCCTGAACCTCGAGCTACCGACCTGCCACTGCCCcactcccagcctcagtttcctcacctgtaaaatggagctagacacaaccctcccccacccccactcaagGGGTTTCCAGGAGAGGAAATTCACTTAACATGTATTTATTCAGCGCCTACAGGCCAGCATGCCTGTGCACGCCAGCACAGTCCCAGATGCCAGGGCGATCAAGCAGTCTACAGGACAAAACATCCCCTGCAGACCTGGCACTTTTTCACTCTGAACGGACCAATCAGATCAAACGTTTAACACCCAACACACAGCATTGCCTCCGCGGTAACGTTAAGATCACTAAGATCACTCCCTCTACAGACAGGAAAAGCGAGGTCAGAAAAAGACTAGGATTAGTAGCGAACGACAGCCACTGTATGCATTCAAGTCCTTGCCAAACGCACGCCGGAACCTTCTCGAACCTTCTCGACTCTGGCCGGCCCCACCCTACGATTGTTCCAGGTACTGGGGGCGGGGAAACCTAAGCGCTGACGGAACCTCCTCTCCCATTACAAACTGACCCCCACCTGCTCCCCACACTGAGCCCCGGAATCAGGGGGGTTAAAACACACACGTGTCGCAGTTCTACCTTTTGTGACCTAAGACGTCTAGAATGTTACAAActggggacggggagggggagggcagagaaatCAACGCCCTCTGTTTCCCACCCTCACGGAATCCTTTTCCCAGCGGAAGGATTCCCATGGGGCCTGCCCCCGACGCCCCCAGCGCCCGGCTCCGCTAGGACAGGGCGGGGCCCGGGCGGGATTCGAAGAGGGGACCTCCGGCCCTCGTGCTCACCAATAAACGACTCGAACGGGAACAGCCATGATTCCGGACCGGAGCACCAGCTTCAGTCCGTACGCCCGATCCGCACCCCGGCGAGAAAAAGCGAGGTGGGAGCCCCGAGGCGGAGCATGCGCAGAGAGGCCTGGTACTGGGCGTTCCACAGAGCGGACCAACGCCGGCGGGGGGGATGAGGTGAGAAAGACCCCACAGCGGGGAAGAGGGGGGCCCTGCGGCCCACCACCACCCTGAGGGCCCTGACGCAAATCTCCCTCCTCTCGCCCTGTGAGGCCAGGGAGCATGCCGGCAGAGGGAGTCCCGGGAGAAGCCTTTGCGCGCCCCCTCCCGGATCTCCCCCTCCGGGCTGGAATGGTATGGCCTCGAGGGGCGGGGGTTCAGGGCCAACTGCTACTAGGAGAAAACGGAAGTAGAAGCGAAGGCGGTTGTTTTGCGGCGAGGacgtggggggcgggggggcggagaGGCCGAGAGGGCCGAGTCCGAAAGGATTTGGGGTACTCAGGGCAGACCCTGAAGCTGGGGTTTTGCAGTGAGCGCTCCAGGGCCCCTGCTGCCTTATTAAAGCCTGGCATCCGCACCCGGGCGCCGCCTGATCAGCTTGGCAACCCCCGCTTTTGCTCCTTCCAGTCCTCTCTGTGGCAAGGTGTTCATGGAAAGTGCTGGAAGCTGGCAGATGAGTTAAAGGCTTAGGGCGCGAtgcctttctctgagcctcagtttcctcctccggAAGATGGGCACGATCGCCTTCAGAGAATATTTACCCATCTAACAAATACGTACTGGGTACCTACCTGCAGTCATAGGTTCCGAAGatacaaaagtgaaaaaatagacaaagtccctgcccttagCTCTGCCCGAGGTCTTCCCACCGCAGCTTCTGTCTTTGATCCGCTGGTCCTCACCCGCTGTGACCCTGACATCTCGGGGCACTTGGCAGACATGGCTCAAGTTCCACCCCACCCCTTTTGCTGGCTGTGTGTCCTCTGATCTCAGTGGTCTTGGGAAGATATAATGAGCCTGCGATGTAGAGCAGATAACATGTGGCTGGGCTAGTCAGTGTCCCATAAATAGAGGTCTTTTTCAGGCTTCCAGGGTCCTCAGAACAAAAACCCAAgccttgggagttccctggtggcctagtggttaggattccgggctttcactactgtggccggggttcagtccctggtgggggaactgaaaTCTCACAAGCTGCCCGGCTTGGccaataaaacaagcaaaagaaccCCAAGCCTTAACATGCTCTGCCCCTGACTGGTCCCATTGTTCCCTTCTTGCCCCTGATTCCACGTGGAACCTCACTCACTCACCTGCCTCTgggactttgcacatgctgtttctaCCCTCTCCTACTGCCTGATCCTGATTATCCTCCAGAAATCAACTCCAACATATTGTAGGGAAAATTTTGTGTCGTGATAAATTACACCTTCTCCATATTACATCTGTATTAGTTTGATAGGGctgtcatcacaaagcaccacaaactgggtggcttaaaccccagaaatttatttcacggttctagaggccagaaggcagagatcaaggtgtcagcagggttagtTCCCTCTAAAGTCTGTGAGAAAGAATTTGTTCCATGattctctcctagcttctggtgttttgctggcaatctttggtgttccttggcttctaAGAGCATCACCCAATATCTGCCTTCAACTTCATGTGGCACTctccctgtgtccaaatttccctatttactttattttatctttatcttattttatttattggccatgccacgtcgcatgtgggatcttagttccctgaccagggatcgaacccatgccccctgcagtggaagtgcagagtcttaccaccagggaattcccaggacccAGTCATtttagattagggcccaccctatgcccgtatgacctcatcttaagtaATTACATCTGAAACAaccttgtttccaaataaggtcacattatgaggtactgggggttaggacttcacatATGAATGCTGGTGGGACATAATTCAGCCTGTAACAAGCCATTCAGAGTTATCTGATTCTATGGGGTTCTGTTTTACAACTCCATAAATTGTAGATAAGTGACGGCATTACAAAATAATTCTTCTGTACAGGCATGCAAATGAATTCTGTCTGGTGGAGGGATAACCCTCTCTcccttagtctgtttgggctgctataacaaaatactacagttTATAGCttatacacaacagaaatttattgctccCAGGTCTGGAGGCTtcaaagtccaagatcaaggtgccagcatggttgagtgagggccttcttcctggttcatagctgccaccttctcactgtgtcctcacctgaTGGAAGAGGCAGGGGAtgtctctggggtctcttttataagggcactaatctcattcacgagagctccaccctcatgacctaagcacctcccaaag comes from the Physeter macrocephalus isolate SW-GA unplaced genomic scaffold, ASM283717v5 random_1819, whole genome shotgun sequence genome and includes:
- the SELENOW gene encoding selenoprotein W, translated to MAVPVRVVYCGAUGYKSKYLQLKKKLEDEFPGRLDICGEGTPQVTGFFEVLVAGKLVHSKKGGDGYVDTESKFLKLVAAIKAALSQA